The following coding sequences are from one Pusillimonas sp. DMV24BSW_D window:
- a CDS encoding ATP-dependent DNA helicase — protein MLDDALATTFADGGPLARSVSGYRPRQAQLALAQAIEQAVHDHSVLIAEAGTGTGKTWAYLVPAFLSGAKVLVSTGTRTLQDQLYRRDLPRLREALALPVGAALLKGRSNYVCHYHLERLQDDDRALKSRQEVAQLRHIQVFATQSQSGDKAELTQVPDNADIWNRVVSTRDNCLGQTCPHLKSCFVYKARRQAQEADVIVVNHALFMADLALRDEGITDLLPEVQLVVFDEAHQLPDIATRFLGSSVSSNQLLELARQVEAVGLAQAREATDWPQWHVKIQQATRELRLRVDPVDRLPAKRATYESMPSAESVHEGLTQLHEVLAACNERLAVVAEKHPDLQTLHRTCTDLAARLFQWARAAANAGSAQEPITTTLVRWVETSPQHFRLHSAPLSVAQLFSRFRRPDQSWVFTSATLSVNGDFSYFQRQLGLYDAATERWESPFDYATQGMLFVPSSLPLPNSPAFTEQFVQQLVPLIEASPGGVLVLCTTLRAVDRITELLKEAFDERGIDRLLMQQGVGSRRGLLERFQASKNAVLVGSASFWEGIDVPGDALTLVAIDKLPFAPPDDPVLEARLNACREEGGNPFMEYQLPEAAVALKQGAGRLIRSESDWGVLMVADRRLVDKPYGKLLWRGLPPFARTRDPEQVLVFMAKQHCAEIN, from the coding sequence ATGTTGGACGACGCACTTGCTACAACCTTTGCCGACGGTGGGCCGCTTGCTCGTTCGGTGTCCGGTTATCGTCCGCGTCAGGCGCAGTTGGCGCTGGCGCAGGCAATTGAACAGGCGGTTCATGATCATTCCGTTCTGATTGCGGAGGCAGGGACTGGTACGGGTAAAACATGGGCTTATCTCGTACCGGCCTTTTTAAGCGGCGCCAAAGTGTTGGTGTCAACTGGCACGCGTACATTGCAGGATCAGTTGTATCGGCGTGATTTGCCGCGTTTGCGGGAGGCGCTGGCGTTGCCGGTTGGGGCCGCGCTATTGAAAGGGCGCAGCAATTACGTGTGTCACTATCATCTTGAACGTCTGCAAGACGACGACCGGGCTTTAAAGTCGCGTCAGGAGGTCGCCCAGTTAAGGCATATACAAGTATTCGCAACTCAAAGCCAAAGCGGTGACAAGGCTGAATTGACGCAAGTGCCCGATAACGCAGATATCTGGAACCGCGTGGTTTCAACGCGTGATAACTGCCTGGGTCAGACGTGCCCGCATTTGAAGTCGTGTTTTGTTTATAAGGCCAGACGACAAGCGCAGGAAGCAGACGTTATCGTTGTAAATCACGCGCTGTTCATGGCCGACTTGGCTTTGCGCGACGAAGGGATTACTGATTTGCTACCCGAGGTGCAGTTAGTCGTGTTCGACGAAGCGCATCAGCTTCCCGACATCGCGACGCGATTTCTGGGTAGTAGTGTGTCGTCAAATCAGTTGCTTGAGTTGGCACGTCAGGTTGAGGCGGTAGGGCTGGCTCAGGCGCGGGAGGCCACTGACTGGCCGCAATGGCATGTGAAAATTCAGCAGGCGACGCGTGAATTGCGTTTGCGTGTCGACCCGGTGGATCGTTTGCCGGCAAAGAGAGCGACATACGAGTCCATGCCTTCCGCAGAGTCTGTGCACGAGGGTTTGACTCAATTGCATGAGGTTCTTGCTGCGTGCAATGAACGACTTGCTGTTGTCGCTGAAAAGCATCCTGATTTGCAGACCTTGCATCGAACCTGCACAGATTTGGCGGCACGTTTGTTCCAGTGGGCTCGTGCGGCCGCGAACGCGGGGAGTGCTCAGGAACCAATAACGACAACGCTGGTTCGATGGGTTGAAACCAGCCCTCAGCATTTTCGCTTGCATAGCGCCCCGCTGTCAGTGGCACAATTGTTCTCGCGTTTTCGCCGCCCAGACCAATCGTGGGTTTTTACCTCGGCCACTTTGTCGGTTAACGGCGATTTTTCTTATTTCCAGCGTCAGTTGGGTTTATACGACGCCGCCACCGAGCGCTGGGAGTCTCCATTCGATTACGCAACGCAGGGTATGTTGTTTGTGCCGTCCAGTTTGCCGTTGCCTAATTCTCCCGCCTTTACTGAGCAGTTTGTTCAGCAGCTGGTGCCGCTCATCGAAGCCTCGCCCGGAGGGGTGTTGGTGTTGTGTACAACCTTAAGGGCGGTAGATCGTATCACTGAGTTGCTGAAAGAAGCTTTCGACGAACGCGGTATTGATCGCTTGCTAATGCAGCAAGGAGTGGGTTCGCGACGTGGCTTGTTGGAGCGTTTTCAAGCGTCGAAGAATGCTGTGTTGGTGGGGAGTGCCAGTTTCTGGGAAGGGATCGACGTACCAGGCGACGCGCTTACTTTGGTGGCCATCGACAAATTGCCGTTTGCGCCGCCCGACGACCCTGTCTTGGAGGCCCGGCTTAATGCATGTCGTGAAGAGGGCGGGAATCCGTTCATGGAATATCAGCTTCCGGAGGCCGCTGTCGCGTTGAAGCAAGGGGCCGGGCGTTTAATTCGTTCAGAGTCTGATTGGGGCGTGCTGATGGTGGCTGATCGCAGGCTGGTGGATAAGCCTTATGGAAAACTATTGTGGCGGGGTTTACCGCCGTTTGCCCGAACACGAGACCCTGAGCAGGTTCTTGTGTTCATGGCAAAACAACATTGCGCCGAAATCAATTGA
- the zapE gene encoding cell division protein ZapE → MNVREYYQQALGERGFSADQAQEAAIDRLQQFYDDWVVYKQARSSPLRKLFRRPDIPRGVYMWGGVGRGKSFLMDAFYATVPLKRKGRLHFHEFMRGVHRQLDEVKGRQDPLDEVARRISKRYRLICFDEFHVSDVADAMILYRLLLKLFENGTSFVMTSNYEPSTLYPDGLHRDRILPAIKLIQERLDVVNVDTGVDYRRRALEQVKMYLTPLNAKTREALQDAFDRLADTAPQKPVLTVEHRQLKAVALAGSVVWFDFATMCGGPRSQNDYLELASRFQTVILSDVPRMDSRQASEARRFTWLVDVFYDHKVKLLISAECEPEALYTEGPMSNEFHRTVSRLLEMQSREYLDAERRAAVTL, encoded by the coding sequence ATGAATGTACGTGAATATTATCAGCAGGCGTTAGGCGAACGAGGATTTAGCGCCGACCAGGCACAAGAAGCGGCAATTGATCGCCTGCAACAATTTTATGACGACTGGGTCGTATATAAGCAAGCACGTTCGTCTCCACTGCGCAAGCTGTTCCGCCGTCCTGACATCCCGCGTGGTGTATACATGTGGGGCGGCGTGGGTCGAGGCAAAAGTTTTCTTATGGACGCTTTCTACGCCACCGTGCCGCTTAAACGCAAGGGGCGACTGCATTTTCATGAATTCATGCGAGGTGTGCATCGACAGCTTGATGAAGTCAAAGGCCGGCAAGACCCTTTAGACGAAGTTGCACGCCGTATTTCCAAGCGCTATCGCCTCATTTGCTTCGATGAGTTCCATGTGTCGGATGTAGCCGATGCCATGATTCTGTATCGTTTGTTGCTTAAGCTGTTCGAAAATGGAACGTCGTTTGTCATGACGTCCAACTATGAGCCGTCGACCTTGTATCCGGACGGTTTGCATCGTGATCGTATTCTTCCTGCTATTAAATTGATTCAGGAACGGTTGGATGTTGTTAACGTGGACACGGGAGTTGATTACAGGCGCCGCGCATTAGAGCAGGTCAAAATGTATCTTACGCCATTGAATGCCAAAACGCGTGAGGCGCTGCAGGACGCGTTCGACCGGTTGGCCGATACCGCTCCTCAGAAACCAGTACTCACGGTTGAGCATCGGCAGCTTAAGGCGGTTGCTCTTGCAGGGAGCGTTGTGTGGTTCGATTTTGCCACGATGTGCGGTGGGCCCCGCTCGCAAAACGATTATCTGGAATTGGCCAGCCGTTTTCAAACCGTTATTTTGTCTGATGTGCCGCGTATGGATTCACGACAGGCTTCGGAGGCGCGGCGCTTCACATGGTTGGTCGACGTTTTTTATGATCATAAAGTTAAGTTACTGATTTCCGCAGAGTGTGAGCCGGAAGCGCTTTACACTGAAGGGCCGATGTCCAATGAGTTTCATCGTACGGTATCGCGCTTGCTTGAGATGCAGTCGCGTGAGTACCTTGATGCCGAACGACGCGCTGCGGTAACGCTTTAG
- a CDS encoding RluA family pseudouridine synthase, whose translation MQCVDSSPEVLTFRLPITAGPDRLDKVLAQHIPEHSRSRLQSWVEAGQVWVNGTPAKVRQKVGPGDHIEVHVQPAPEQQAFTPENVDFEVVAQSPDWVVVNKPAGLVTHPGAGNWSGTLLNGLLFRFPELASVARAGIVHRLDKDTSGLLVVARNETTQTHLVRLLQARSVKRVYAALVHGNVIKKGTVNRPIGRDPHVPVKMTVERPIAPKEAITHYAPLAHGSDLAGQAVSHVQCELETGRTHQIRVHMASIRHPLVADVLYGGKCVAGAQRQMLHAHALSFVDPASNALVSFEAPLPSDFKAVMEQLSWDVQ comes from the coding sequence ATGCAATGCGTTGATTCCAGCCCCGAGGTTTTGACTTTCCGGCTACCCATTACGGCCGGCCCCGACAGGTTGGATAAGGTTTTGGCGCAACATATTCCGGAGCACTCCCGCAGTCGCTTGCAAAGTTGGGTTGAGGCGGGTCAGGTTTGGGTCAATGGTACCCCGGCTAAGGTGCGACAGAAAGTGGGGCCGGGGGATCATATCGAAGTTCATGTGCAACCGGCACCTGAACAGCAGGCATTTACGCCTGAAAACGTGGATTTCGAGGTGGTCGCGCAATCACCGGATTGGGTTGTTGTAAACAAGCCTGCCGGCCTGGTTACACACCCCGGCGCGGGCAACTGGAGCGGGACGCTGCTGAATGGTTTGCTTTTCCGTTTTCCCGAACTTGCGTCTGTGGCCCGGGCAGGCATTGTTCACCGGCTCGACAAAGATACGTCCGGCCTATTGGTTGTAGCACGCAATGAAACAACCCAAACACATCTTGTACGTCTTTTGCAGGCCAGATCAGTCAAACGCGTTTATGCTGCTTTGGTGCACGGAAATGTCATAAAAAAAGGAACGGTCAATCGTCCGATTGGGCGCGACCCCCATGTCCCGGTGAAGATGACTGTGGAACGACCTATTGCGCCTAAAGAGGCCATTACTCATTACGCACCTCTTGCGCATGGCAGCGATCTTGCCGGCCAGGCTGTTTCGCATGTTCAGTGCGAGTTGGAGACCGGGCGCACGCACCAAATCCGCGTCCATATGGCAAGTATTCGTCATCCCCTTGTCGCAGACGTGTTGTACGGTGGCAAGTGTGTTGCCGGCGCGCAGCGACAAATGTTGCACGCACACGCCTTGAGTTTTGTTGATCCCGCTTCCAATGCTTTGGTGTCGTTTGAGGCGCCTTTACCGTCTGACTTCAAGGCTGTAATGGAACAACTGTCGTGGGATGTGCAATAG
- the lpdA gene encoding dihydrolipoyl dehydrogenase, translating to MAKNFDVVVIGAGPGGYIAAIRAAQLGMSVACIDAWKTSDGKPAPGGTCTNVGCIPSKALLQSSEHFEQANHHFSEHGIDVKGVSLKLDTMLGRKETVVKQNNEGILYLFKKNKVTYFNGTGSFVAKVDGGWSIKVSGDKEEDLIAKNVVVATGSAPRELPGLPFDEKKILSNDGALRIDGVPKKLGVIGAGVIGLELGSVWRRLGAEVTVLEAMPDFLPVTDQAVAKEALKVFTKQGLNIQTGVKIGEVKTTAKSITIPYTDAKGQEQSISVDRLVVSIGRVPHTEGLGVDTVGLKLDERGFVVVDEDCRTNLPNVWAVGDVVRGPMLAHKAEEEGVAVAERMAGQHGHVNFDTIPNVIYTSPEIAWVGKTEQQLKKEGVQYNTGSFPFMANGRARALGDTTGFVKILADAKSDEVLGVHIIGPSASELISEAVTIMEFRGAAEDIARICHAHPTLSESMKEAALAVDKRALNF from the coding sequence ATGGCTAAGAATTTTGATGTAGTGGTAATCGGGGCCGGCCCCGGTGGTTATATTGCGGCAATTCGAGCTGCGCAACTGGGTATGTCGGTTGCGTGTATTGACGCCTGGAAGACGTCCGATGGCAAGCCCGCTCCCGGCGGCACTTGCACTAACGTAGGTTGCATTCCTTCGAAGGCCTTGCTGCAATCGTCAGAGCATTTTGAGCAAGCCAATCATCATTTCTCGGAACACGGTATCGACGTGAAGGGCGTAAGCTTGAAACTGGATACGATGCTGGGGCGCAAGGAAACGGTAGTCAAGCAGAATAACGAAGGGATTCTGTACTTGTTCAAAAAGAATAAAGTGACCTACTTCAATGGCACGGGCTCTTTCGTTGCCAAGGTCGATGGTGGCTGGTCGATCAAGGTATCAGGTGACAAGGAAGAGGATCTCATCGCTAAAAATGTGGTGGTCGCAACGGGTTCGGCTCCGCGTGAATTGCCAGGCCTGCCGTTTGACGAAAAGAAAATACTCTCGAATGACGGCGCGTTGCGTATCGATGGGGTACCCAAGAAACTGGGTGTGATCGGTGCTGGTGTCATCGGTCTTGAATTAGGCAGTGTCTGGCGCCGTTTGGGTGCTGAAGTGACTGTTCTGGAAGCCATGCCCGATTTTCTGCCCGTCACTGATCAGGCCGTCGCAAAAGAAGCGCTTAAGGTGTTTACCAAGCAAGGCCTGAACATTCAAACCGGCGTGAAAATCGGCGAAGTTAAAACGACCGCCAAGTCTATTACCATTCCCTATACCGATGCCAAAGGTCAAGAGCAGTCCATTTCGGTCGATCGCCTTGTCGTGTCAATTGGCCGTGTCCCGCATACGGAAGGCTTGGGAGTTGATACCGTCGGCTTGAAGCTCGATGAGCGTGGCTTTGTGGTGGTCGACGAAGATTGCCGCACGAATTTGCCCAATGTATGGGCGGTGGGTGACGTTGTTCGCGGCCCCATGCTGGCGCATAAAGCCGAGGAAGAAGGCGTGGCGGTGGCTGAACGTATGGCGGGTCAGCATGGTCATGTGAATTTCGATACGATCCCCAATGTTATTTACACTTCACCGGAAATTGCATGGGTCGGTAAAACCGAGCAGCAATTGAAGAAAGAGGGTGTTCAGTACAATACTGGCTCCTTCCCGTTCATGGCCAATGGGCGCGCGCGGGCTCTGGGTGACACCACCGGTTTTGTGAAAATTCTGGCCGATGCCAAATCCGACGAAGTGTTGGGTGTCCATATTATTGGGCCGTCGGCATCCGAACTGATTTCCGAGGCCGTTACCATCATGGAGTTCCGTGGCGCGGCTGAGGACATTGCGCGTATTTGTCACGCTCATCCAACTTTATCTGAGTCGATGAAGGAAGCCGCGTTGGCGGTTGATAAGCGCGCACTTAATTTTTAA
- the pgeF gene encoding peptidoglycan editing factor PgeF, giving the protein MVEEMNGRLLRITGTPWSGVHYFCSTRQGGVSAEPYSSLNLATHVNDNVEKVALNRARLEALLPGPPQWLEQIHGVDVAEFNGDAPTQCRSSVVCADAAVTTRSQCVLAILTADCLPVVLADEAGSVLGVAHAGWRGLAAGVLENTISAMRKHLKPQSVLRAWIGPGISQAAFEVGPEVRAAFVDPDASTSVYFVQRYAEYPGAGQKWLADLPGLARHRLWAAGVANIELSGHCSFRESALFYSYRRTPHTGRMATVAWLSGATD; this is encoded by the coding sequence ATGGTTGAAGAAATGAATGGGCGCCTGTTACGCATTACCGGCACACCTTGGTCCGGTGTTCATTATTTCTGCTCGACCCGACAGGGCGGAGTGAGTGCGGAGCCCTACAGTAGTCTGAATCTGGCAACGCATGTTAACGATAACGTTGAGAAAGTGGCTCTAAACAGGGCGCGTCTTGAGGCTTTGCTGCCAGGGCCTCCTCAATGGCTGGAGCAGATCCACGGAGTGGATGTGGCGGAGTTCAACGGTGACGCCCCAACTCAGTGCAGGTCGTCTGTTGTGTGTGCCGATGCTGCAGTGACCACCCGTTCACAATGCGTGCTTGCCATACTGACGGCCGATTGTCTGCCGGTGGTGCTGGCCGATGAGGCCGGCTCGGTTTTGGGGGTTGCGCATGCGGGCTGGCGTGGTCTGGCTGCCGGCGTGTTGGAAAATACCATTTCGGCGATGCGAAAACATTTAAAGCCCCAAAGTGTCCTAAGAGCCTGGATTGGGCCCGGTATTTCTCAAGCTGCGTTTGAGGTTGGGCCTGAAGTGCGCGCGGCTTTTGTCGACCCTGATGCGTCGACGTCGGTTTATTTTGTGCAGCGTTATGCCGAATATCCTGGTGCCGGCCAAAAATGGCTGGCCGATTTACCGGGGCTGGCGCGTCATCGCCTGTGGGCCGCGGGCGTGGCCAATATCGAATTAAGCGGCCATTGCTCATTTCGTGAGTCGGCGCTTTTCTACTCTTATCGTCGTACGCCGCATACCGGCCGAATGGCGACGGTGGCCTGGTTAAGCGGCGCTACCGACTAA
- a CDS encoding outer membrane protein assembly factor BamD has protein sequence MSRLFRLAALFAFSVLLAACGSLSKPDADPTAGWSAERLYREARMEMSDSNWTDARTHLESLEARYPFGGYAQQALIDLAYVNWKDDEPEQALAAIDRFQQQYPNHPGTDYMLYLKGLITFTPPSAIFSSITQQDPSERDPKGLRESYEAFTELIRRYPDSRYTPDAEKRVTWLVNTLAENEVHVAQYYYERGAYLAAINRAQTVITDFKGVPISEKALYIMYMAYDKLNMPELRDDAKRVLDTNFPNSKYYEQGLDASQGSWWNPLYWF, from the coding sequence ATGTCCCGACTGTTCCGGCTGGCCGCGCTGTTCGCGTTTTCCGTCTTGCTCGCCGCCTGCGGATCGCTCAGCAAACCCGACGCCGACCCTACCGCCGGTTGGAGCGCTGAACGGCTTTACCGCGAAGCACGCATGGAAATGAGCGATTCAAACTGGACCGACGCGCGAACGCATCTTGAATCACTGGAAGCACGCTATCCTTTTGGGGGCTACGCCCAACAAGCGCTCATCGACCTTGCCTACGTAAACTGGAAGGACGACGAGCCCGAACAGGCTCTGGCGGCAATCGACCGCTTCCAGCAACAGTACCCGAACCACCCCGGTACCGACTATATGCTGTACCTGAAAGGGCTGATTACCTTCACTCCGCCCAGCGCGATATTTTCTTCTATCACCCAGCAAGACCCCAGCGAGCGTGACCCCAAAGGCCTGAGAGAGTCTTACGAAGCCTTCACCGAACTTATTCGCCGCTACCCCGACAGCCGCTACACCCCCGACGCAGAAAAGCGCGTAACGTGGCTGGTGAACACCCTGGCTGAAAATGAGGTGCATGTTGCCCAGTACTATTATGAACGTGGCGCTTACCTGGCTGCCATTAATCGCGCACAAACCGTCATTACCGACTTCAAAGGGGTACCCATCTCCGAGAAAGCCTTGTACATCATGTACATGGCATACGACAAGCTGAATATGCCCGAGCTGCGCGATGACGCCAAACGTGTACTGGACACCAACTTTCCAAACAGCAAATACTATGAACAAGGCCTAGACGCCTCACAAGGCAGTTGGTGGAATCCTCTTTACTGGTTCTAG
- a CDS encoding tryptophan--tRNA ligase gives MTTRVLTGITTTGTPHLGNYAGAIRPAIELSRQSGVDAFFFMADYHALIKCEDPERVARSRLEIAATWIAAGLDPEKVTFYRQSDIPETTELCWMLSCVTPKGLMNRAHAYKASVDQNTEKGEDPDDGVTMGLFSYPVLMAADILIFNANKVPVGRDQIQHLEMARDIAQRFNHLYGKGEAFFVLPEAQVDDEVATLPGLDGRKMSKSYDNTIPLFEGGSQALRNAIMRIVTDSREPGVSKDPDSSHVFALYRAFATPDQASAFRRSLEEGLGWGEAKTQLYELLESIIGPMREKYNQLMADPSKIESILQAGALKARKQSGDLMTRLREAVGLRAPVSSAGDGNKDKAKSRSARFVSFRENGKFHFRLLSAQGEELLLSEGFDQPKDAGQAMAALKQQGPQALALLQDGVWQLAWQGQTFCHLSDAQLKTVAEVVHQLNRDAE, from the coding sequence ATGACAACTCGTGTTCTAACCGGTATTACAACAACAGGCACCCCGCATTTGGGGAACTATGCGGGCGCGATCCGTCCCGCCATTGAGTTAAGCCGCCAATCGGGTGTCGATGCCTTCTTTTTCATGGCTGATTATCACGCGCTGATTAAATGTGAAGATCCTGAAAGGGTGGCGCGCTCGCGGTTGGAAATTGCCGCAACCTGGATTGCGGCAGGGTTGGATCCCGAAAAAGTCACCTTTTATCGGCAGTCGGATATTCCGGAAACCACCGAGCTGTGCTGGATGTTGTCGTGCGTAACGCCTAAAGGATTGATGAATCGTGCCCATGCTTATAAAGCCTCAGTAGATCAGAATACCGAGAAAGGTGAGGACCCCGACGACGGTGTGACCATGGGCTTGTTTTCGTATCCGGTACTTATGGCCGCCGACATTCTTATTTTTAATGCGAATAAAGTACCCGTTGGGCGTGATCAAATTCAGCATCTTGAAATGGCTCGCGATATCGCACAACGTTTTAATCACTTATACGGTAAAGGCGAGGCGTTTTTTGTATTGCCCGAGGCGCAGGTTGACGATGAGGTGGCAACCTTGCCGGGTTTGGATGGGCGCAAGATGTCCAAGAGTTACGACAATACCATTCCCTTGTTTGAAGGGGGGTCGCAAGCATTGCGTAACGCAATTATGCGTATCGTGACTGATTCGCGCGAGCCGGGTGTGTCCAAGGATCCCGACAGCTCACATGTATTTGCCTTGTACCGCGCATTCGCGACGCCGGATCAAGCCAGTGCGTTTCGCCGTTCCCTTGAAGAAGGTCTGGGTTGGGGTGAAGCAAAAACGCAACTCTATGAGTTGCTGGAATCCATTATTGGGCCGATGCGTGAAAAATATAATCAATTAATGGCCGACCCGTCGAAAATCGAATCTATTTTGCAGGCCGGCGCGTTGAAAGCACGCAAGCAGTCGGGTGACTTAATGACGCGTTTGCGGGAGGCAGTGGGCTTGCGTGCACCGGTCTCGTCTGCAGGCGACGGCAATAAAGATAAAGCAAAAAGCCGCAGTGCGCGTTTTGTTAGTTTCAGGGAGAATGGAAAGTTCCATTTTCGCCTGTTGTCTGCACAGGGCGAGGAATTGCTTCTATCGGAAGGGTTTGATCAGCCTAAAGACGCGGGTCAGGCCATGGCTGCATTGAAGCAGCAGGGGCCGCAGGCCCTGGCGCTGTTGCAAGACGGTGTTTGGCAATTGGCGTGGCAAGGCCAAACTTTTTGTCATTTGTCTGATGCACAACTGAAAACAGTTGCTGAGGTTGTCCATCAGTTGAATCGCGACGCCGAATAA
- a CDS encoding Tex family protein — translation MSTIAENKTPATQTHQSAGPDFIIALLAEELRVRPAQVRTAVELMDGGATVPFIARYRKEATGGLDDGQLRQLEVRLLYVRELEDRRHTVLESIEQQGKLTEALKQDLLSATTKQRLEDLYAPYKPKRRTRAQIAIEAGLEPLADAILNDKSSDPFALASAYFNAEANINDDKAALDGARDILAERFAENADLLAHMRSYIEANGMLYAKVIDGKEQEGANFRDWFNFHETLKSLPSHRILALLRGRQQGVLDLRIGLSPDLDEQSPHPCITRIAEFLHLGARFDNQAPARAKWLGEVCRWSWRVKLLTTFETEFIGVLRERAEQEAIHVFANNLKDLLLAAPAGPKSVIGLDPGIRTGVKVAVIDETGKLLETATIYPFEPKRDRKGALTTLATLVQRHHVELIAIGNGTASRETEQLAAELQDLLPEPHPTRVIVSEAGASVYSASELAALEFPDLDVSLRGAVSIARRLQDPLAELVKIEPKAIGVGQYQHDVNQRELARSLDAVVEDCVNAVGVDVNTASAALLSRVSGLNAGLARQIVEWRNENGAFPDRKTLLKVPRFGEKTFEQAAGFLRIPDGQNPLDASAVHPEAYPVVERILKKINAQAKQIVGRQGGLKGLSPSEFTDERFGLPTVKDIFQELEKPGRDPRPEFKTAQFKEGVNTLSDLQPGMVLEGVVTNVANFGAFIDIGVHQDGLVHISALSNRFVKDPRDVVRVGQTVQVKVMEIDLNRKRVGLSMRLDDVPGEASGASKASGKPMQSSQKRASAPNKPGNQAQPANNAMAAAFAKLKQK, via the coding sequence ATGTCGACAATTGCTGAAAACAAAACTCCCGCCACCCAAACCCACCAGAGCGCCGGCCCGGATTTCATTATTGCGTTATTGGCTGAAGAGCTTCGTGTGCGCCCGGCCCAGGTACGCACCGCTGTCGAACTCATGGATGGCGGCGCCACCGTTCCGTTTATTGCCCGTTATCGCAAGGAAGCAACCGGTGGTTTGGACGACGGTCAGCTACGACAGCTGGAGGTTCGCTTACTATATGTGCGCGAACTCGAAGACCGCCGTCACACGGTTCTGGAATCGATCGAGCAGCAAGGTAAGCTAACAGAAGCGCTAAAGCAAGACCTTTTGTCTGCCACGACAAAACAGCGCCTGGAAGACTTGTACGCACCCTACAAACCGAAACGTCGCACTCGCGCGCAAATAGCCATTGAAGCGGGGCTGGAACCTCTGGCAGACGCGATTCTGAACGATAAAAGCAGCGATCCCTTTGCACTGGCAAGTGCTTATTTCAACGCTGAGGCGAATATCAATGATGACAAAGCCGCGCTAGACGGTGCGAGAGATATTCTGGCCGAGCGCTTTGCCGAGAATGCCGACCTATTGGCTCATATGCGTTCATACATAGAAGCGAACGGCATGCTGTACGCGAAGGTCATTGACGGCAAAGAGCAGGAAGGCGCCAATTTTCGCGACTGGTTCAACTTTCATGAAACGCTCAAAAGCCTGCCTTCGCATCGTATTTTGGCGTTATTGCGTGGTCGCCAACAGGGTGTACTCGATTTGCGTATCGGCTTGAGTCCCGACCTGGACGAACAATCGCCCCATCCCTGCATTACCCGCATCGCCGAGTTTCTTCATCTGGGCGCCCGCTTCGACAACCAGGCGCCCGCTCGCGCCAAATGGCTGGGCGAAGTATGCCGCTGGTCGTGGCGAGTAAAGTTGCTGACCACTTTTGAAACTGAATTTATTGGGGTGCTGCGTGAGCGCGCCGAACAAGAAGCCATTCACGTTTTTGCCAATAACCTGAAAGATTTGCTGCTGGCGGCTCCGGCAGGCCCCAAATCCGTCATCGGCCTCGATCCCGGTATCCGGACCGGCGTAAAAGTAGCGGTAATCGACGAAACGGGGAAACTACTGGAAACAGCCACCATTTATCCGTTCGAACCAAAACGAGATCGTAAAGGCGCATTAACAACACTGGCCACACTGGTACAACGGCACCACGTTGAGCTAATCGCCATCGGCAACGGCACGGCTTCGCGCGAAACAGAGCAATTGGCAGCCGAACTGCAAGACCTGTTACCCGAGCCTCACCCCACCCGTGTCATTGTCTCCGAGGCGGGCGCCTCGGTATATTCTGCGTCGGAACTGGCCGCTCTTGAATTCCCCGATCTGGACGTCAGTTTACGTGGCGCCGTATCGATCGCGCGACGTCTGCAAGATCCCTTGGCCGAACTCGTAAAGATTGAACCTAAAGCCATTGGCGTAGGCCAATACCAGCACGACGTCAACCAACGGGAGCTGGCACGATCGCTTGATGCGGTGGTTGAAGACTGCGTGAACGCCGTTGGCGTTGATGTCAACACCGCTTCGGCCGCCTTATTAAGCCGGGTGTCCGGCCTGAATGCCGGTTTGGCGCGCCAAATTGTGGAATGGCGCAATGAAAACGGAGCCTTCCCCGACCGCAAGACCCTGCTGAAAGTCCCCCGTTTTGGTGAGAAAACCTTCGAGCAAGCCGCCGGATTTTTGCGTATTCCCGATGGCCAAAATCCACTCGACGCTTCGGCGGTTCACCCCGAAGCCTATCCGGTCGTCGAACGCATTCTAAAGAAAATCAATGCACAGGCAAAACAAATTGTTGGCCGGCAAGGAGGGCTTAAAGGCTTGTCGCCAAGCGAATTTACTGACGAACGCTTCGGGCTGCCAACCGTGAAAGATATTTTCCAGGAACTGGAAAAGCCCGGCCGTGACCCACGACCCGAATTTAAAACAGCGCAATTCAAGGAAGGCGTGAATACTTTAAGCGACCTTCAACCAGGCATGGTTCTTGAAGGTGTCGTAACCAATGTAGCCAATTTTGGGGCATTTATTGATATTGGCGTTCACCAGGACGGCCTGGTGCACATTTCGGCGCTGTCGAACCGCTTTGTGAAAGACCCCCGCGATGTCGTGCGCGTGGGTCAAACCGTTCAGGTAAAGGTGATGGAAATTGACCTAAACCGCAAACGCGTCGGCTTAAGCATGCGTCTTGATGACGTACCGGGTGAAGCGTCAGGCGCCTCGAAAGCAAGCGGCAAACCGATGCAATCCAGCCAGAAACGCGCGTCAGCTCCCAACAAACCCGGCAACCAGGCCCAGCCGGCTAACAACGCCATGGCGGCGGCGTTCGCCAAGCTCAAGCAGAAATAA